One window from the genome of Macrobrachium rosenbergii isolate ZJJX-2024 chromosome 2, ASM4041242v1, whole genome shotgun sequence encodes:
- the LOC136846382 gene encoding mpv17-like protein 2, with amino-acid sequence MFRSVQRVWSKLFGKYLWATNTLSCGGLLAAGDGIQQYIEHARGVNATPGYDWRRTGRLFLVGLSQGPPHHIFYIWLDKVLPQKNAKTVFKKIMADQIVAAPFFAVTFFLGAGLLEGKTLKGAWLEFKEKFPAVYAFDWCIWPPTQTINFYFVPIRYRVLYINGVTVIWDVFLSYMKHKDQAVTNERVPSKSS; translated from the exons ATGTTTCGTTCTGTTCAACGTGTGTGGTCAAAGTTATTTGGAAAATACCTATGGGCTACAAACACTTTAAGTTGTGGAGGTTTATTGGCAGCTGGAGATGGAATCCAGCAGTACATTGAGCATGCCCGAGGTGTAAATGCAACTCCAGGATATGACTGGAGAAGGACAGGACGTCTTTTCTTAGTTGGTCTTTCCCAAGGTCCGCcacatcatattttttatatatggttaGACAAG GTTTTACCTCAAAAGAATGCAAAGACAGTGTTCAAGAAAATAATGGCAGATCAAATTGTGGCTGCACCATTCTTTGCAGTCACATTTTTTCTTGGAGCAGGACTTTTGGAGGGCAAAACTCTCAAGGGAGCTTGGTTAGAATTCAAAGAGAAATTTCCTGCGGTTTATGCa tttgacTGGTGTATATGGCCTCCCACACAAACAATAAACTTCTATTTTGTTCCAATTCGGTATCGAGTCTTGTACATTAATGGTGTGACAGTTATATGGGATGTATTCCTATCGTATATGAAGCATAAG GATCAGGCCGTCACAAATGAAAGAGTACCTTCCAAGTCGTCGTGA